GTTCCGCGGCGCACGATGCCGAGCTGGCGCGCCGCGCGCTTGGAAAGATCGATGATTCGGCCCTTGACGAAGGGGCCGCGGTCGTTGATCAGTACTTCGACTTCCTGTCCCGTATCCGGGCGGGTGACCAGCACCTTGCTGCCGAAGGGCAGGCTAGGGTGGGCGGCGGTCAGCGCCTGCTGGTCGAAGGCTTCGCCGCTGGCGGTCGTCGCGCCCTGGAAGCGGTCGCTGTAGAAGGAAGCTACGCCTTGCTGGTCGATGCCCTGGGCGAAAGCGGTGCTGGACGCCATCGTTAATAAAGCCGCGAATAAACCTTGTTTGATGATGTTTGCATGAACTCCCATTGGAGTACCTCAGCTATTGATCTCGATCGGCCATTCTTTAATCAGCGTGTGCATATAAATAAAGGGTTTGCCTAAAGGCTTCGCGATGGTAACGCCCCCAACTGCATTGGGCAAGCTTTGCGATAATCGGCGAAGATGTACCCCAAGTTTCGAATTTAGTTCGCCAAAAATAATTTAAATTGATCGGTACCGTTTAAGTGCTTCTTTTGTGTAACACTTGTTCGCGTTACAAGGCGATGCAAAACCGTCGGTGCGTTTTATAAGAATCGTGTGATATAACAATGGATGTGCGACCCTAAAGCGCACCTTAAACGTCATTCAACGGAATTTTTTCAATGGCTAATAGTTCATCGTTAACGCTCGTCGTGGGCGTTCTGGGCGGCGCGCTCGCCGGTTTTCTCGTGGCCCAAGTGGTACCGGACGTTCCCGGCTTCTCGGGGCAGGCCGATACCGAAGAGACCGAGCAGGCACTCCCGATCGATTCCATCGAAGGGCTCGGTAGCCTGACCCTCGATGAGCGCCTTCGCGGTGAGCTCACCACCAGTGGCGAGCTCAACGGCAACGACGGCAGCCGCTCGCTTTACTACCGCCTGGCGCTCGACGAAGACACGCTGGTCGAGCTGGGCCTGAACGGCGCGCTCCAGGGCACCGTCACGCTTTACGACGACCATCTGCAGATGCTGGACAGCGGTGCCCCGCTTCGCTATCGCATCGAAGAGGGCGGCGATTACCTGGTGGTGGTCAGCGGTATGGACGCCAGCAGCTACGGCCCGTTCACGCTCTACCCGCGTACCGTCGAAATCAGCGACAGCGACACGTTAGCCGTCGACGAGCCGGCGGATTACTGGATGCAGTCCGATGAAGAAGTCGTGACGCTGACGGTCGAGGAAGCGGGGCTTTACCAGATCGACATGCGCTCCGAGGAGTTCGACGCCTACCTGACCATCGAAGGCCCGGACGGCTACCGTCGTGAGGACGACGACAGCGGCGGCAACCTCGACGCCCAGATCACCGACTTCCTCGCGCCTGGCGAGTACACCGTCAAGGCGCAAACCTACGATAGCGGAAACGGCATGTTTACGCTGTCCGCCGCACTGAGCGGCCAGGCCGGCGATTTTCGCAACGACGGCCCCATCGCACCGGGCGAGTCGCTGACCGGCTGGTACAACAACGCCCCGCTCGAGTACACCCTCGAGATCGAAGAGGCGGGGATGTATCAGATCGACATGCGCTCTGATAACGTCGATGCCTTTCTGGAGCTGCACGACGACAGCGGCTACTCCCGGGAAAATGATGACGGCGGCGACGGCTACGA
The window above is part of the Halomonas sp. GD1P12 genome. Proteins encoded here:
- a CDS encoding septal ring lytic transglycosylase RlpA family protein; translated protein: MASSTAFAQGIDQQGVASFYSDRFQGATTASGEAFDQQALTAAHPSLPFGSKVLVTRPDTGQEVEVLINDRGPFVKGRIIDLSKRAARQLGIVRRGTAPVLLTVVN